In a single window of the Thermotoga sp. KOL6 genome:
- a CDS encoding amidohydrolase family protein, which yields MILKGALVWNGNRFVQKDLFVENGVFVEKSHGPSIDVKGYFLVPGFVDSHAHVVGTGFAKDSISFSSWDELFEKLNERKQENVIFGRGWSEEPDGTTLKKLDEIEKPIFLIRRCGHKALLNISAMKVLGIKTRYIVENLEPIYEHVFKKELLKFYKVGEQEFLKHGVTFVQSDDLNGVEVEELLDVLKNSRVRLFEKLKYKNLRPHYFRDLSPKVHVRGIKVFMDGSLGAKTAFISGEYEDGTHGVQLVSKKKLEKLAEFCDEKSLILNIHAIGDEAVSVTLDVLEKHPGHRIVHAQLIKEEDLKRLKSASLTVQPHFYFEDLPLLKNIKVNALLYPFRKIFEMGISISFSSDSPVSPSDPKYVAEHALKMGFSREETFYLMTEAGARQVKIKTGKIETGFKADFCLYERNPLLFEDDPAAVFIEGERVL from the coding sequence ATGATTCTGAAAGGTGCTCTTGTCTGGAATGGAAATAGATTTGTGCAAAAAGATTTATTTGTTGAAAACGGTGTTTTCGTTGAAAAATCACACGGTCCTTCGATCGATGTGAAGGGATACTTTCTAGTACCCGGTTTCGTAGATTCACACGCACACGTTGTGGGAACTGGATTTGCCAAAGATTCCATTTCTTTTTCCTCATGGGATGAACTTTTTGAAAAGCTGAACGAACGGAAACAGGAGAACGTGATATTTGGAAGAGGATGGAGCGAAGAACCGGATGGAACCACTTTGAAAAAACTAGATGAGATAGAAAAACCTATTTTCCTTATTAGAAGATGTGGACACAAAGCTCTTCTAAATATATCAGCTATGAAAGTGCTGGGCATAAAGACCAGATACATCGTTGAAAACCTCGAACCGATATACGAACATGTATTCAAAAAAGAACTCTTGAAATTTTACAAAGTCGGAGAACAAGAGTTTTTGAAACATGGAGTGACTTTCGTTCAAAGCGATGATCTAAATGGTGTTGAGGTAGAAGAACTCCTCGATGTCCTCAAAAATTCACGTGTTAGACTCTTCGAGAAACTGAAGTACAAAAATTTGAGACCACACTACTTTCGCGATCTCAGCCCTAAAGTCCATGTTAGAGGAATAAAAGTTTTCATGGATGGTTCGCTTGGTGCGAAAACAGCTTTCATATCTGGTGAATACGAAGATGGCACACACGGTGTTCAACTCGTTTCAAAGAAAAAACTCGAAAAATTAGCTGAATTCTGTGATGAAAAAAGTTTGATCCTGAACATACACGCGATTGGTGACGAAGCGGTGAGTGTTACTCTGGATGTTTTAGAAAAACACCCTGGCCATAGAATCGTTCATGCTCAACTCATAAAAGAAGAAGATCTAAAAAGATTAAAGAGCGCTTCTCTCACCGTTCAACCACATTTTTACTTCGAAGACTTACCTCTACTCAAAAATATAAAAGTTAACGCACTTCTTTATCCGTTTCGAAAGATATTCGAAATGGGTATCTCCATTTCCTTCTCGTCTGATTCTCCAGTTTCTCCAAGTGATCCCAAGTATGTGGCAGAACACGCATTGAAGATGGGATTTTCTAGAGAAGAAACTTTTTATCTGATGACAGAAGCTGGGGCAAGACAAGTAAAAATAAAGACGGGAAAGATAGAGACAGGTTTCAAAGCTGATTTTTGTTTATACGAAAGAAATCCTCTTCTTTTTGAAGACGATCCAGCAGCAGTGTTCATTGAAGGTGAGAGGGTGTTGTAA
- the pyrE gene encoding orotate phosphoribosyltransferase, with protein sequence MIEEILEKTGALMEGHFVLSSGKHSSKYVQCARLFEFPEYGDVVGKELAKLLEKYDVKTVVGPAMGGVILSYVVARYLKARALFAERENGVMKLRRGFHVKSGERVAVVEDVVTTGGSVKEVIELLKKEGATVVCVGAIIDRSRSKVDFGVPFKKLLTLDLPTYEPDECPLCKQGIPSMKPGSRGLK encoded by the coding sequence ATGATAGAAGAAATCTTGGAAAAGACCGGTGCCCTTATGGAAGGCCACTTCGTCCTTTCTTCTGGGAAACACTCTTCCAAATATGTTCAATGTGCAAGACTTTTTGAATTTCCAGAGTATGGTGATGTCGTGGGTAAAGAGCTAGCGAAACTTCTTGAAAAGTACGATGTGAAGACGGTTGTCGGACCTGCAATGGGTGGAGTGATACTTTCTTACGTAGTAGCGAGATATCTGAAGGCAAGAGCTCTCTTTGCGGAAAGAGAAAACGGTGTAATGAAACTCAGGAGAGGATTTCATGTGAAGTCAGGAGAAAGAGTAGCGGTAGTTGAAGATGTCGTAACGACAGGTGGTTCTGTAAAGGAAGTTATAGAACTTCTCAAGAAAGAAGGTGCCACTGTGGTGTGTGTTGGGGCAATAATTGATAGATCGAGAAGCAAAGTGGACTTTGGTGTTCCTTTTAAAAAATTACTAACGCTTGATCTACCCACATACGAACCGGACGAATGTCCCCTTTGTAAACAAGGGATCCCCTCGATGAAACCGGGAAGCAGGGGATTGAAATGA
- the pyrF gene encoding orotidine-5'-phosphate decarboxylase: MIPVLSLDMEDPLDFIKKNGSFDVVKVGHNLAVYGKKILDSLYEMNLKVILDLKFCDIPSTVERSIKSWDHPAIIGFTVHSCSGYESIERALKTTDKYIFAVVKLTSMEGNLEDYIDWIEKLNNIGCDFVLPGSWAKILRGRIKGKILVPGIRMEVKADDQKDVATLEEMKGIADFAVLGREIYLSGNPKEKIRKIKETIT; this comes from the coding sequence ATGATACCGGTTTTGAGCTTGGATATGGAAGACCCTCTTGACTTTATAAAAAAGAACGGTAGTTTCGATGTGGTGAAAGTGGGGCACAACTTGGCCGTCTACGGGAAAAAGATTCTGGATAGTCTATATGAAATGAACTTAAAAGTGATCTTGGATTTGAAATTTTGCGATATTCCATCAACAGTAGAACGTTCTATTAAAAGTTGGGATCACCCCGCCATTATAGGTTTCACTGTTCATTCCTGTTCGGGGTATGAAAGTATTGAAAGAGCTCTTAAGACGACAGACAAGTACATTTTTGCCGTTGTAAAACTCACCTCTATGGAAGGAAATCTCGAGGATTATATCGACTGGATTGAGAAGTTGAACAATATCGGATGCGATTTTGTTCTGCCAGGATCCTGGGCAAAAATCTTGAGAGGGAGAATAAAAGGAAAAATTCTCGTTCCCGGAATCAGAATGGAAGTCAAAGCAGATGATCAGAAAGATGTGGCGACCTTGGAAGAGATGAAAGGAATAGCGGATTTTGCAGTACTGGGGCGAGAAATTTACTTAAGTGGAAATCCTAAGGAAAAAATAAGGAAAATCAAGGAGACGATAACATGA
- a CDS encoding dihydroorotate dehydrogenase encodes MLELSPPLVLLSGPTGFGEYLKLVDPKYVGGVILKTVTLHPKKGNPTPRMADGDFYVINRIGLENPGIHAFIRQIPQLSIPTIASLGGDSFEEYLEVSRIFKEVSERFCGVEYNFSCPNVKEGGLSIVEDTNRWKNLLNEIRTILPNTFLIAKVGIEGVFVEKAAKIVVDSGWNGITLVNTVRGLHFERGHMILGGLSGPLLKPIALRAVYEVRKMYPDLFIIASGGVYSVKDAEEFLNVGANVVGVGSALFKNPEIVEEIGRYLLEVKG; translated from the coding sequence GTGTTGGAGTTGAGTCCTCCACTTGTGTTACTTTCCGGTCCCACTGGTTTTGGAGAATATTTGAAGCTCGTTGATCCAAAATACGTTGGAGGAGTTATATTGAAAACTGTCACGCTCCATCCTAAAAAGGGAAACCCCACTCCGAGAATGGCAGACGGAGATTTCTATGTGATAAACAGAATAGGTTTAGAAAACCCAGGGATTCATGCGTTCATTCGTCAGATCCCTCAACTTTCTATCCCAACAATAGCAAGCCTAGGTGGAGATTCCTTCGAAGAATACTTGGAAGTTTCACGCATTTTCAAGGAAGTTTCAGAGAGATTTTGCGGTGTTGAATACAATTTTTCCTGTCCGAACGTAAAAGAAGGTGGTCTTTCGATCGTCGAAGACACAAACAGGTGGAAAAACCTCTTGAACGAGATCAGAACCATCCTTCCAAATACTTTCTTGATCGCGAAGGTGGGAATAGAAGGTGTCTTTGTCGAAAAAGCTGCAAAAATCGTAGTGGATTCCGGTTGGAACGGTATCACCCTCGTCAATACAGTGAGAGGACTTCATTTCGAAAGAGGTCACATGATCTTGGGAGGTCTTTCCGGTCCTTTGTTGAAGCCAATAGCTCTCAGGGCAGTTTACGAAGTCAGAAAAATGTATCCTGATCTCTTTATCATCGCGAGTGGAGGCGTTTATAGTGTTAAAGATGCAGAGGAATTTCTAAATGTTGGCGCAAATGTTGTAGGTGTAGGAAGTGCTTTGTTCAAAAATCCCGAAATCGTAGAAGAAATCGGCAGATATCTTTTGGAGGTGAAAGGATGA
- a CDS encoding dihydroorotate dehydrogenase: protein MEKFCLTKKKSIRINEDTWIIIFEEYLDFLPGQFVMLETPKLVRKPFVLGYWEDNLAISVQVKGKGTKWLVEETRKVKGHGPLGNGFKKDGKGILIVSPTCLTMVNAFRKKVNVDVLVGSKTPVLVPLEFDVVVGNEEFLNKISTLPEYDWYLVSGSKSMEKVCWNHLRGKNVYFSLEEYMGCGIGACKSCAVFTKNGVKHVCTDGPIFRGDELCWS, encoded by the coding sequence ATGGAGAAGTTCTGCCTAACGAAGAAAAAAAGTATCCGGATAAATGAAGACACTTGGATAATCATTTTCGAAGAGTATCTTGATTTCTTACCAGGTCAGTTTGTTATGTTGGAAACCCCAAAACTCGTTCGAAAACCATTCGTCCTCGGTTATTGGGAAGACAATCTCGCAATATCTGTTCAGGTAAAAGGAAAGGGAACAAAATGGCTCGTCGAGGAGACACGGAAAGTTAAAGGTCACGGTCCACTTGGAAACGGTTTCAAAAAAGACGGGAAGGGAATCCTCATCGTTTCCCCTACATGTCTCACTATGGTGAATGCCTTTAGAAAGAAAGTTAATGTGGATGTTCTGGTGGGAAGTAAAACACCCGTACTTGTACCTCTTGAGTTCGACGTTGTTGTAGGAAACGAAGAATTTTTGAATAAGATCTCTACCCTTCCAGAGTACGATTGGTATCTCGTTTCTGGCTCCAAAAGTATGGAAAAAGTGTGTTGGAACCATCTGAGGGGAAAAAACGTTTATTTTTCCCTTGAGGAGTATATGGGTTGCGGTATAGGAGCATGTAAATCATGTGCCGTTTTTACAAAGAATGGGGTGAAACATGTCTGCACAGATGGACCTATATTTAGAGGTGATGAGTTGTGTTGGAGTTGA
- a CDS encoding dihydroorotase, translating to MRIYDPFRKKWLEEDIKTPFPSKGLIATSPFVDLHTHIRLNNGEDYDSLEKASLVGGFSKTLIQPNTSPPIENRTVLENHLKLSKNKRVEFLFTVSPFGSLEVEDERVVGFSTDGIEYDYPTLVEAMKKKRESLWFDHSQLYEIDGILYEGAHLELPKRPRSNEAIGIARTVFTGLEFGFRKFHIQHLTTKYSIEMITFLKRFAKVTCETTPHHLFFCYSDIKNTNFKVNPPLGSPEDREALVEAVKTGVVDVLATDHAPHPEKPNDFSTAPYGSTSIEIAFSAYYTVLKDLELVIDKLTKRPLEVIGISRKLEKDSLVFIDPEAEYVVDAKKFKSKGKNSMFDGVKLKGKVIALKLKGRWVMIDGEVLPNEEKKYPDK from the coding sequence GTGAGAATCTACGATCCTTTTCGAAAAAAGTGGCTGGAGGAAGATATTAAAACTCCTTTCCCGTCTAAAGGTTTAATCGCTACTTCTCCGTTCGTTGATCTTCACACTCATATCAGACTCAACAACGGAGAAGATTACGACTCTTTAGAGAAAGCCTCCCTTGTGGGAGGCTTTTCTAAAACATTAATTCAACCGAACACGTCTCCACCCATAGAAAATCGCACCGTCCTTGAAAATCACTTGAAATTATCAAAAAACAAAAGAGTGGAGTTTCTCTTCACCGTGTCTCCTTTCGGATCACTCGAAGTAGAAGATGAAAGGGTGGTGGGCTTCTCAACAGATGGGATAGAATACGATTATCCTACGCTGGTTGAGGCAATGAAGAAAAAAAGAGAATCGCTCTGGTTTGATCACAGTCAACTTTATGAAATAGATGGCATCCTTTACGAAGGCGCCCATTTAGAACTCCCCAAGAGACCTCGTTCGAACGAAGCGATCGGTATAGCAAGGACCGTCTTTACTGGCTTGGAATTTGGATTTCGCAAATTTCACATTCAGCATTTAACAACGAAGTATTCGATAGAAATGATTACTTTTCTAAAACGGTTCGCCAAAGTCACATGCGAAACCACTCCACATCACCTTTTTTTCTGCTACAGTGACATCAAAAACACGAACTTCAAAGTTAATCCCCCTCTCGGATCTCCTGAAGACAGGGAAGCCCTAGTTGAGGCGGTGAAAACGGGTGTGGTGGATGTCTTGGCTACAGACCACGCACCCCATCCTGAAAAACCAAACGATTTCTCTACCGCACCGTACGGTTCAACCTCTATAGAAATCGCTTTCTCCGCTTACTACACTGTTCTGAAAGATCTCGAATTAGTGATAGACAAGCTCACAAAGCGCCCTCTTGAAGTTATCGGCATCAGTAGGAAATTGGAGAAAGATTCGCTGGTTTTCATAGATCCCGAAGCCGAGTATGTTGTCGATGCGAAAAAATTCAAAAGTAAGGGAAAAAATTCCATGTTCGACGGTGTAAAACTGAAAGGAAAGGTAATCGCTTTGAAACTCAAGGGAAGATGGGTGATGATAGATGGAGAAGTTCTGCCTAACGAAGAAAAAAAGTATCCGGATAAATGA
- a CDS encoding alpha/beta fold hydrolase, with the protein MKKLVLFFVFASVFLFASFDQQVFLFVQTLVSEKFDAALKMCTDQVKAQLTPESLSNIWNSLKTQFGSFKEVVSYEGTQKGEYEVYNVVLKFERGKISTLVTVDRNGKVAGLFFTQAPEEKYSPPEYVNTERFIEEDVMVGDLPGKITVPKGTGPFPAVVLIHGSGPNDMDETIGPNKIFKDIAYGLSSNGIIVLRYHKRTYVKPMDPSSLTVEEEVIKDAIKAVQILRKRKDVSKVFVLGHSLGAMLAPEIAERSHADGVVMISPPARPLEEVMEDQLKYLQSLGLAHDVEKNLEILEKLKKREVPPDEIVLGASARYFYDLEDRNPVSVAKEISIPMLLIFGERDYQVTKKDREIWSRELSEKQNVKIVVFKDLNHLMMSGKEQSTPIEYIKKGHVDENVIETIAKWMVK; encoded by the coding sequence ATGAAAAAACTCGTTCTCTTTTTCGTTTTCGCAAGTGTCTTCTTGTTTGCATCGTTCGATCAACAAGTGTTTCTTTTCGTTCAAACACTTGTATCCGAAAAATTCGACGCCGCTCTGAAAATGTGTACCGATCAAGTAAAAGCTCAACTCACCCCGGAAAGTCTTTCAAACATCTGGAATTCATTGAAAACTCAATTTGGAAGTTTCAAAGAAGTAGTGAGTTACGAAGGCACACAAAAAGGTGAATATGAAGTCTATAACGTCGTTCTAAAGTTCGAAAGGGGGAAAATTTCCACTCTAGTCACCGTCGACAGAAATGGAAAAGTTGCAGGTCTTTTTTTCACCCAAGCACCAGAAGAGAAATATTCTCCTCCTGAGTACGTGAACACAGAGAGATTCATTGAAGAAGATGTGATGGTAGGTGATCTCCCTGGAAAGATCACCGTTCCAAAAGGTACAGGACCTTTCCCCGCTGTTGTCCTGATCCATGGATCTGGTCCAAACGATATGGACGAAACCATCGGACCCAACAAGATATTCAAGGACATAGCTTATGGTCTTTCTTCGAACGGGATAATAGTTCTCAGATATCACAAAAGAACATACGTGAAACCAATGGATCCGTCATCGTTGACAGTTGAAGAAGAAGTTATAAAAGATGCAATCAAAGCTGTACAAATCTTGAGAAAAAGAAAGGATGTTTCTAAAGTATTTGTACTGGGTCACAGTCTTGGTGCCATGCTCGCACCCGAGATTGCAGAAAGGTCGCACGCAGATGGTGTTGTCATGATATCTCCTCCTGCAAGACCCCTTGAAGAAGTGATGGAAGATCAGCTGAAATATCTTCAATCTTTGGGACTCGCTCATGATGTAGAAAAAAACCTGGAAATTCTTGAGAAACTCAAAAAAAGAGAAGTACCACCTGATGAGATTGTTTTAGGAGCCTCTGCTCGTTATTTCTACGATTTGGAAGATAGAAATCCTGTTTCCGTTGCGAAAGAGATTTCGATACCTATGCTTCTAATCTTTGGCGAAAGAGACTACCAAGTGACGAAAAAAGATCGCGAAATTTGGAGCAGAGAGCTTTCGGAGAAGCAAAATGTGAAAATTGTCGTGTTCAAAGATCTCAATCATCTCATGATGAGTGGGAAGGAGCAGTCTACTCCAATCGAATACATCAAGAAAGGTCATGTTGACGAAAACGTAATAGAAACTATTGCAAAATGGATGGTAAAATAA
- a CDS encoding YgiQ family radical SAM protein translates to MFLPTTREEMESLGWKELDVILVTGDAYVDHPSFGVALIGQLLLSKGYKVGVIAQPDWRTEKDITRLGRPRLFFGVTSGNVDSMVANYTASKKRRKTDDYTPSGKFGKRPDRATIVYSNLIRHFFSGVPIVLGGIEASLRRFAHYDWWQDIVRKSVLVDSKADLLVYGMGERAILEIARILSETGDIEKCKRVPGVVWWTSKKPKNGIELPSYDEINEIPEKYAEALRLQTWYTDSYRNTILYQRQDTRYVVQNPPFPPLSQKDLDYLYLLPFEREVHPFYRKMGRVKSIETVKFSITAVRGCFGSCSFCAITQHQTTHVVSRSKGSILEEVKVLTKREDFKGVITDVGGPTANLYGSRCLVREAKGQCQKFCLYPHVCGGNKPNHNEFIDLLESIKKLPKVKNVFISSGIRHDFVLAEKDPNIFLKELVKYTPGQLKLAPEHAHPKVLSLMRKPPVELFLEFKRRFEHFARKQMKKKYVIGYFMVGHPGEGLKENNYLREFILKHLGYFPQQIQIFTPTPGTVSTAMYYSGIDPFTGERVHVERSLRVRNKMKENVLIKFKKRREKK, encoded by the coding sequence GTGTTTCTTCCTACAACGCGCGAAGAAATGGAAAGTTTAGGTTGGAAAGAACTGGACGTGATTCTTGTAACGGGAGATGCCTATGTCGACCATCCTTCCTTTGGAGTAGCCTTGATCGGTCAGTTGTTACTCTCAAAGGGATACAAAGTGGGTGTCATTGCCCAACCAGATTGGAGAACCGAGAAAGATATCACACGACTTGGAAGACCCCGCCTTTTCTTTGGCGTAACATCCGGAAATGTAGATTCCATGGTTGCAAACTACACCGCCTCAAAGAAGAGAAGAAAAACAGACGATTACACTCCCAGTGGAAAGTTTGGTAAGAGACCAGATAGAGCAACCATCGTTTACTCAAATCTCATAAGACATTTTTTCTCTGGTGTTCCCATCGTGCTCGGAGGTATCGAGGCCAGTCTTAGGAGATTCGCACATTACGATTGGTGGCAAGATATTGTTAGAAAGTCTGTCTTGGTCGACTCTAAAGCGGACTTACTCGTTTATGGAATGGGTGAAAGAGCGATCTTAGAAATTGCAAGGATTCTTTCAGAGACAGGTGATATTGAGAAATGCAAACGCGTTCCTGGGGTTGTCTGGTGGACTTCCAAAAAACCAAAGAATGGAATAGAACTGCCCTCTTACGATGAAATCAATGAAATACCCGAAAAGTATGCAGAAGCACTCAGGCTTCAAACATGGTACACCGATTCTTACAGAAACACCATTCTGTACCAACGCCAGGACACAAGATATGTGGTTCAAAATCCTCCTTTTCCGCCCCTATCACAGAAAGATCTGGATTATCTCTATCTTCTTCCCTTCGAGAGAGAAGTACATCCTTTTTATAGAAAGATGGGAAGGGTGAAGTCAATTGAAACTGTGAAATTTTCGATCACAGCAGTTCGTGGCTGCTTTGGAAGTTGTTCTTTCTGTGCTATTACTCAACATCAAACAACACATGTTGTTTCAAGGAGTAAAGGATCGATACTCGAAGAAGTGAAAGTTCTGACAAAGAGGGAAGATTTCAAAGGTGTCATCACAGATGTGGGCGGTCCAACAGCGAATCTTTATGGTTCGAGATGCCTTGTCAGAGAGGCCAAAGGGCAGTGTCAAAAATTCTGTCTGTATCCACATGTGTGTGGAGGGAACAAACCAAACCACAATGAATTCATAGACCTCCTCGAATCCATCAAAAAACTTCCTAAAGTGAAAAATGTTTTTATCTCCTCTGGTATCAGACATGATTTTGTACTTGCTGAGAAAGATCCAAATATCTTTTTGAAGGAATTGGTGAAGTACACTCCAGGTCAATTGAAATTAGCACCAGAACACGCTCACCCAAAAGTCTTGTCGCTCATGAGAAAACCCCCTGTCGAGTTATTTTTAGAATTCAAAAGGAGATTCGAACACTTCGCTCGAAAACAGATGAAGAAAAAGTACGTGATCGGATACTTCATGGTGGGTCATCCAGGCGAAGGCTTGAAAGAGAACAACTATCTGAGAGAATTCATACTAAAGCATTTGGGCTACTTCCCACAACAAATACAAATCTTCACACCAACCCCAGGAACAGTGAGCACAGCAATGTATTACTCGGGGATCGATCCGTTCACCGGTGAAAGAGTTCATGTTGAAAGATCTCTGAGAGTGAGAAACAAAATGAAAGAAAATGTTCTGATCAAATTCAAGAAGAGGAGGGAGAAAAAATGA
- a CDS encoding DUF2089 domain-containing protein gives MLPKCPVCGKEMIVTGLHCDRDNVTVKGRFRASPFDFLDEDDLEFVILFFRARGNLKEIERYTGQGYFALRGRLERILEKMKLQPLGEVKEEVSEEDLFKQVKEGKISVEEALELLKKRKKGGESDV, from the coding sequence ATGCTACCGAAATGTCCGGTGTGTGGAAAAGAGATGATTGTGACAGGGCTTCATTGTGATAGAGATAACGTCACCGTGAAAGGACGTTTTAGAGCAAGTCCCTTTGATTTTCTGGATGAAGATGATCTCGAATTCGTCATTCTATTTTTTAGGGCGCGAGGGAATTTAAAAGAGATAGAGCGTTACACGGGACAAGGATATTTCGCTCTGAGAGGGAGATTGGAAAGAATTCTGGAGAAGATGAAACTTCAACCGCTTGGAGAAGTGAAAGAAGAGGTTTCAGAGGAAGATCTTTTTAAACAAGTGAAGGAGGGAAAGATCAGTGTTGAAGAAGCTTTGGAACTCCTTAAGAAAAGGAAAAAGGGAGGGGAAAGTGATGTCTGA
- a CDS encoding MFS transporter, translating to MKNKVSWKRNFILLAVGRFVSILGSSIQAVAIPLFVLDLTHSGAAVATMSIAYMLPRIFLMPIAGIIGDRGDRKFLMVSMDFLRGFLICFLAFLASRNLVSLPILLFVQAAMAVMDNLFEIPTGAMFPDIVPQEFLMKANSIMGMVRIFPQILGPALGGVLYGFYGITVVFLVNGISFILSAISELFIVYKQKIEKKSAHVSQIFADLKEGFLFVWNHSLIRTILIFALFLNFLVSPLFMVVYPYTMREVMKFSAQEFGFLETSFTLGALLGNFLIASYLSKRNIWKAMKVSVFLFEVPIILMGILVAPNVVAALEKATLFISFFVMLLIMGFLNPIINVPLDTAFQRMTPSHIRARAFSFLVLVSSGMVPLGSALYGYLVDSLPTHLLYYTIGISSLVLASALLITIRGKNFFSDNFSE from the coding sequence GTGAAAAACAAGGTTTCTTGGAAAAGAAATTTTATTCTTCTTGCCGTTGGGCGGTTTGTCTCTATACTTGGCAGTTCGATTCAAGCGGTGGCAATTCCTCTTTTTGTGTTAGATTTAACGCATTCTGGTGCCGCCGTTGCCACTATGTCAATAGCCTACATGCTTCCTAGAATATTCCTTATGCCCATCGCTGGAATCATTGGGGACAGAGGAGATAGAAAATTTCTCATGGTTTCAATGGACTTCTTGCGAGGATTTCTCATTTGTTTTTTGGCATTTCTTGCTTCCAGGAATCTGGTTAGCTTACCAATCCTCCTTTTCGTACAGGCTGCAATGGCAGTCATGGACAATCTTTTTGAAATACCAACCGGCGCCATGTTTCCTGACATAGTTCCACAGGAGTTCTTAATGAAAGCAAACTCTATCATGGGTATGGTCAGAATCTTTCCCCAGATTCTCGGACCCGCTCTAGGGGGTGTTCTGTACGGTTTCTACGGTATAACGGTAGTATTTCTCGTGAACGGGATATCTTTTATCCTCTCGGCCATCAGTGAGCTGTTCATAGTTTATAAACAAAAAATAGAAAAAAAATCTGCGCACGTTTCTCAAATCTTCGCAGATCTCAAAGAGGGATTCCTTTTCGTGTGGAATCACTCCCTTATTCGTACTATATTGATCTTCGCCTTGTTTCTCAACTTTCTCGTATCCCCCCTTTTCATGGTAGTTTATCCTTACACGATGAGGGAAGTGATGAAATTTTCAGCCCAAGAGTTTGGTTTTCTGGAGACTTCTTTCACTTTGGGAGCACTGTTGGGGAACTTTTTAATAGCTTCCTATTTGTCGAAAAGGAATATATGGAAAGCAATGAAAGTTTCCGTCTTTCTCTTCGAGGTTCCCATCATACTTATGGGTATATTGGTTGCGCCTAATGTTGTAGCAGCACTTGAGAAGGCTACTCTTTTCATCTCATTCTTCGTGATGCTTCTGATTATGGGATTTTTGAATCCGATTATAAATGTTCCTCTCGATACTGCTTTTCAAAGAATGACACCTTCACACATAAGAGCTCGTGCTTTCTCTTTTTTAGTACTGGTCAGCAGTGGTATGGTACCACTCGGATCCGCATTGTACGGTTATCTCGTGGACAGTTTACCAACACATTTGCTCTATTACACAATTGGAATTTCATCGTTGGTTTTGGCTTCAGCTCTGTTGATTACAATTAGAGGGAAGAACTTTTTCTCCGACAACTTTTCAGAATGA
- a CDS encoding radical SAM protein, protein MVMCMDYKYVYGPVFSRRLGKSLGVSPIPAKTCNYSCVYCQLGRTTRMTNTRQEFYPVKDIIEEIANIPPSDADVVTIVGEGEPTLYSKLDELILGIRKYVSLPIAVITNGSLLYKPEVRKALSYADIVLPSLDAWDEKSFRRINRPHPSLKFEEIIEGLKTFIKEYTGQVWLEIMLMKNINDSDSVLSRIKHIVEEISPDRVYLNVPIRPPAEAWVEPPDTQTLKKAAKILNAIALDFFTESDYEIFSQNPIEGIISIIKRHPMTEAEVTSLLSRFSNDPRMSVENLRKHPRVILKEWRSITFYYYKVEQ, encoded by the coding sequence ATGGTGATGTGTATGGATTACAAGTATGTTTATGGACCTGTGTTTTCAAGACGCCTAGGGAAATCCCTAGGGGTTAGTCCTATTCCCGCGAAAACGTGTAATTATTCCTGTGTATATTGTCAGCTCGGTAGGACCACAAGAATGACCAACACAAGGCAAGAGTTCTATCCGGTGAAGGATATCATAGAAGAGATAGCGAATATTCCACCGAGCGATGCGGATGTTGTTACCATAGTCGGAGAAGGAGAACCGACACTTTATTCAAAACTCGACGAACTCATATTGGGAATTCGAAAGTATGTGAGTTTACCAATAGCTGTCATCACCAACGGTTCGCTGCTTTACAAACCAGAAGTAAGAAAAGCACTGTCGTACGCCGACATCGTTCTTCCATCTCTGGATGCATGGGATGAGAAAAGCTTTCGTCGAATTAATCGACCACATCCGTCGCTCAAATTCGAGGAAATCATCGAAGGTTTGAAAACGTTCATCAAAGAATACACGGGACAAGTATGGTTGGAAATAATGTTAATGAAAAACATCAACGACAGTGACTCAGTTCTTTCCAGAATAAAACATATCGTCGAAGAGATCTCTCCAGATAGGGTTTATCTCAATGTTCCTATAAGGCCTCCAGCAGAAGCATGGGTAGAGCCACCTGATACTCAGACTTTGAAAAAAGCAGCTAAAATTTTGAATGCGATCGCACTGGACTTCTTTACTGAAAGTGACTACGAAATTTTCTCGCAAAATCCCATTGAAGGTATCATTTCTATAATCAAACGTCATCCTATGACTGAAGCAGAGGTGACTAGTCTGCTCTCTAGATTTTCCAACGACCCGAGGATGTCCGTTGAAAACCTTCGAAAACATCCTCGGGTAATTTTGAAAGAGTGGAGATCTATAACATTCTATTACTATAAGGTGGAGCAATGA